The genomic region GGCGTGCCGCCCGGACGCGGTGTACGCCAACAGCGACCAGTTCGCCATCCTGCTCATCCACAAGCTGCGCGACGCCGGCCTGGAGGTTCCCCGGGACATCGCGGTGGTCGGTTCGGGTGACCATCCGCTGGGTGCCGCGCTGCGGCCCGCGCTCACCACCGCCACCTTCGACGTGCCGGCGATAGCGCGGGTGGTCGCCTCCTCGATCCGCCGGCTCCTCGACGGCCAGGACCTGGACCCGGGCCTGGAGGCCGCCCTGCGGCCACACCTGATCATCAGAGAGTCCGGATGACGACGAAAGGAACGATCCGATGACGGACGAGCTGTACTGGGACCCGTTCGACAAGGCGATCGACGTCGACCCGCACCCGCTGTGGAAGCGGATGCGCGACGACGCGCCGGTCTACCGCAACGAGAAGTTCGACTTCTACGCGTTCTCCCGCTTCACCGACGTCGACACCGCCCACCTCGATCCCGGGACCTACAGCTCCAAGTACGGCACGGTCCTCGAACTCATGAAGCCGGAGCCCTGGGACACCGGCCAGATCATCTTCATGGACCCGCCGATCCACACCCTCCTGCGCGTCCTGGTCTCCCGGGCCTTCACCCCGCGCCGCGTCGGCGGCCTCGAGGGCGTCATCCGCGACCTGTGCGCCGAGCTCCTCGACCCCCAGGTCGGCGGGGGCGGGTTCGACTTCGTCCAGGACTTCGCCGCCCAGCTCCCCTCACTGGTCATCTCCCAGCTCATCGGCGTCGACCCCGCCGACCGGGAGGACGTCCGCCGGATGATCGACGAGACGTTCTACCTGGACCCGGAGAAGGGCATGTTCAACGAGACCGCCATAGCCGCCGCCGCGAGGTTCCACGGCTACCTCCGCGAACAGATCCAGGACCGGGTCAAGAGCCCCCGGGACGACATGATGACCGCGCTCACCCAGGCGGAGATCACCACCGACGACGGCACCCGCCGGCTCAGCCTCAGCGAGGCCACGGACTTCACCGCGCTGCTCGTCTCGGCGGGCACGGAGACCGTCGCCCGCCTTCTCGGCTGGGCCTGCGTCCTGCTGGCCGCGCACCCCGACCAGCGGGCCGACCTGGCCGCCGACCCGTCGCTGCTGGGCGGCGCCGTCGAGGAGACGCTGCGTTACGAGGCGCCGTCCCCCGTCCAGGGCCGCGTCACCACCCGCGACGTCGAGGTGCACGGCGTCGAGATCCCCGCGAAATCCAAGATCCTGCTGCTCACCGGCTCCGCCGGGCGCGACGATCGCAAGTACGACGACCCGGACCGCTACGACATCCGGCGCAGGTTCGACAGCCACGTCTCCTTCGGCCACGGCGTCCACTTCTGCCTCGGCGCCGCCCTCGCCCGGATGGAGGGACGCATCGCCCTGGAGGAGACCCTGCGCCGCTTCCCCACCTGGGACGTCGACCACGACAACACGGTGCGCCTGCACACCAGCACCGTGCGCGGCTACGAGAAGCTGCCGATCGTCGTCTAGGTCGGCGCGGACGGCCCTGGACGACTGCGGGATCATCAGCGCGTGCCAGGTTCTCGGTGTGCGGTTGATGATCTCACGGGGCGCGGCGCGGGGAGGAACCAGCGATGACTTCGCCAGCTGAGGAGTTGTTGGCGGGCACCCGCCGCGCGCTGCTGCACCGGCTGGCGGTCGGGCAGGCGGAGGGACGCACGCCCTCTCTGGTCGGCGCGGTCGTGCGCGGTGGGCGACTGGTCTGGTCCGCCGGCCGGAGCATGATCGACGGGCACAGCCCGGACGCCGACGTCCAGTACCGGATCGGCTCGATCACGAAGACCTTCGTCGCGGTGCAGGTCCTGCGCCTGCGTGACGAGGGCCGGCTGGACCTGGCCGACCCGCTGGACCGTCACCTGCCCGGGGTCGGCCCCGACACCGACATTGACACCGACACCGGTGCCGGGGCGGGTGCCGGTGTCGGTGCGCTGACGATCGCCCAACTGCTCGGCCACACCTCGGGTCTCGCGGCGGAGCCGCCCGGCCCCTGGTGGGAACGCACCCCGGGAACGCTGCGGCCACTGCTCGACGACGTGCTGCACGAACCGGCGGTACGCCATCCGGCGGGCCGCCGGTTCCACTACTCGAACCCCGGGTTCGCGCTGCTCGGCGCCCTGGTCAGCCGGCTGCGCGGACAACCGTGGGGCGACGTGCTGCACCAGGAGCTGCTGGTGCCGCTCGGCCTGACCCGGACGACCCTCCTCCCGCGGGCTCCGCACGCCGGCGGCTTCGGGGTGCATCCCTGGGCGGATGCGATGGTGCCCGAGCCGCTGACGGACACCGGGATGATGGCCCCGGCCGGTCAGCTCTGGTCGACCGCGGCCGACCTGGCCCGCTGGGCCGCGTTCCTCGCGCACGGCGACGAGGACGTGCTGAGCGCCGACACCCTCGCCGAGATGCGCCGGCCCGCCTCCGGCCCGGACGAGGCGGCCGGCTGGACCACCTCCTACGGGCTCGGCCTGCAACTACGGCGGCAGAACGGCCGGCTGCTGTACGGCCATCTCGGCTCGATGCCGGGGTTCCTGGCCGCCGTCCTGGTGAGCCAGGACGACGACGTCGCCGCGGTCGTCCTGGCGAACGCGACCGCCGGGCCGGAGGTCGCGCTGATCGCCGCCGACCTGATCCGGATCGTCGCCGAGCACGAGCCACGCATCCCGGACCCGTGGCGCCCGCTGCCGGCCGTCGATCCGGAGCTTCTCGCGCTCACCGGCCTGTGGCACTGGGGCCCGGCCCCGCACCTGCTGCACCTGCGCGCCGACCGGGGGCTCGAACTCGTCCCGCACGGTCAGCTGGGTAGGGGCTCCCGGTTCCGGGCCGAGGCGGACGGCACCTGGACCGGGCTGGACGGGTACTACGCCGGCGAGACGCTGCGCGTCGTGCGGACACCGGACGGCACCGCCAGCCACCTGGACATCGGCACGTTCGTGTTCACCCGCACCCCCTACGACCCGACCGCGGGCCTCCCCGGCGGCCTCGACCCGGGGGGCTGGCAGTCGCACTGACCCGCCTTCCAGGGCAGCGGGCCCGGGCGGCCTGAGCGACCGGGCGGGCCGGGCGACCCGGGCGGGCCGTGTGGGGGCACGGCCGCGTGCGTGGGCGCGGGTGCGCTCAGACCGTGGCCCGGCGCATCGTGGTGAATCCTCCGGCGAACAGCGCGATCGTCAGCGCGCCGAGGACGCCGGTCAGTCCGGCGGCGCTGAGGTCGGTGAAGAACCGGCCGATGCCCGCCCAGGCGTCCGTCCAGGCGGCGACGAGAACCGCGGCGAGCAGGACGGTCATCTGGGCGGCGATGAAGACGACCAGGCCGGTGATGTTCCAGCGGCGGAAGACGATGCCGAACCACATGCCGTAGACGAACAGCAGGCCCAGGCCGACGAAGGACGTCAGCCAGGCGAGGTACCAGGGCCCGTCGAGAAGGTAGGGAACCCGGAAGAAGTGCAGGTCGACGCCCCAGCCGCCGGTGGTGCCCTCCACGGCGCGCAGCCCGGTCAGGACAACGGCGTTGCCGGCGGAGAGGGCGACGGCGAGGCCGGCGGTCCCGAGATAGTAGGAGCGCCGGCTCAGCCCGAGGGCGAGTCCGAACGGCAGCGACCGGGAGGTCGCGAGCAGACCGCCGACGAACACCCAGGCGTACAGCGTGATGAGCCCGCCGGTCTGGCTGGCCGGGGTCTGCGAGGAGATGATCAGGTTCATGCCGAGGCTGAACGAGGTCAACGCCCAGGGCAGGGTCAGGTAGATGGGCCGCTGGATGAGGTGGTACCGCCCGACGTTGACGGCGGTGCTCCAGGTGGTCACGCGTTCGTCCTCTCGGGTGACTCCTCGCCGGACCGCCCGGTGGCGTGGACCAGCACCTGTTGCAGCGACAGGGGTTCGACCCGCAGATGCAGGTCCCGGGCGCGCAGCCGGTCGACGCCGTCGAGCAGCCCGGCGACGACGACCGACTCGCGGGCGGCGACCCGACGCCGGTCCCAGACGGGCCGGCCCGCCGTGAGCTGCTCCACCGCGGCCACCGGCCCGCTCACGGCCGTGTACGCGCCGCGGAGGTCGTCGGCGGGCGCGTCGAGGACGACCCGGCCGCGGTCGACCATCACGACCCGCTCCAGCAGAGCGGCGGCCTCGTCGACCAGGTGGGTGGACAGCACGATCGTGCGGGGACGCTCGGCGTACTCGGCGAGAATCCGGTCGTAGAACAACTGGCGGGCGACGGCGTCGAGCCCGGCGTACGGCTCGTCGAACAGGGTGACCTCCGCCCGGGCCGCCAGGCCGATCACGATGCTCAGCGCTGAGCGCATGCCCCGGGAGAGCTTCTTGACCGCCCGGTGGACCGGCAGCTCGAAGTCGGCGGCCAGCGCCGCGGCCACCGCGCCGTCCCAGTTCGGGTAGAACCAGGACGCCGCTTTCAGCGCCTCGCGGACCTTGATGTCCGGGAAGGTCTGGTCCTCCCGGACGAACACCATGCGACGGAGAATCGCGTCGTTCTCGGCCGGATTCGCACCCAGCACCAGGACCCGACCCTGGGACGGCAGCTCCTGGGCGGCGAGCACGCGCAGCAGCGTCGTCTTGCCGGCGCCGTTCCGGCCCAGCAGGCCGGTGATGGACGGGCCGTCGATGTCGAGGGTGACGTTGTCGAGGGCGAGATGGCCGCGGTAGCGGCGGGTCAGTCCGGTGACCGAGACCGCGGCTGTGGGCGCGGCTGTGGGCGTGGGCGTCACAGCGTGACACCTCCCGGAACCTCGCTGGCCTCGCGGACCAGCGCCACCAGCGCGTCGGCGTCGAGGCCGAGGCGCTGGGCCTCGGCGACGAGCGGCTGCACGTAGCGCTCGGCGAAGTACCCGCGGCGGTCGGCCAGCAGGCGCTCCCGGGCCCCGGCCGCGACGAACATGCCGATTCCGCGGCGTTTCTCCAGCAGCCCGCCGTCGATCAGCACGTTGAGACCCTTGGCCGCGGTCGCCGGGTTGATCCGGTGGAAGGCGGCGAGCTCGTTGGTCGACGGCGCCCGCTCGCCTTCCGCGAGCGAACCGTCGGCGATCTCGTCGGCAAGGCGTTCGGCGATCTGGGCGAACAACGGTGTCCCGTCATCGAGCACTTCCACCCCTGCGAGCCAGGTGCACTGGTTAGTTACTCTACTAAGGTACCAACGAAGCACTGTCTGTCAACCGTGGTCCCACACCGGCGACCGTCATCCACCGGGGCTGAGGTGAATGACGCCGTCCTTCCGCTGCTCGGCGGGCTGCTGCCGGGCCGGTTCGTCCCGGCCCGTGCCGCGTCGGATGGCTGTGGCGGCGCCGGACCCGGCGCGCCTGAACAGGCGCCTGAACAGCTACTTCCGCCACTGTCGGCGCGACGCCGGTCGGCGGAGACGCGGATCAGCTGCCGACGGCGACTTCGGCCAGTTCGACAGCGCCGTGGATGTAGAGGACGACCGTGATGGTGCTGGCCCAGCACAGCATCGTCGCGACCGCCAGCAGGACACCCGCCCGGGTCCGGCGCAGCGGCGGATCCAGAAGGTCGTGGACCCGGTCGACGACGTGATCGTGGGCGGCACCGAGCCCGAACGGATGATCGTGGCCGGAGCCGGCCGAGCCGGCCGAGCCCGCCGAGCCCGCCGGGTGCGGCGGCGCCGCGGGGCGGCCGAGCGCGGCCCGGCCCAGCGCGTGGGCGACCGTGCACGGGTCGCCGACCTCGCGGACCGCGGCGGCATCCGCCCACCGCTCGATCGCGTGGTCGACGGCGGGGGCGATCAGCGCCGTCAGGGGGTTGGCCGCGGCGGCGAGGCGGGTCAGCTGCGCGTAGCGATGATGGTGGTGGCGCAGGTGGGCCTGCTCGTGGGCGAGCAGCGCCCGGCGTTGCGGCCCGGTCAGCAGGCGCAGCATGCCGGTGGAGACGACGACCCGGCGATTGCGGCCCGGAACGGCGTAGGCGTGCGCGGCGGTGTCGTCGACGATGGCCAGTCCGGCGACCGCGGGCAGCGCCGCGGCCGCGGCTGTGGTCCGGTGCGCGCCCACCACGACCCGGACCAGGTGGACGGCGGTCCGGCCGAGCAGGACGGCCGCCAGCGCCCCCGCGGCCAGGCCGGCCGCGTTGGGGATCGGCAGCGTCGAGCGCAGGATCGGGGTCGACCAGTCGCGCGGGTGCGCCGCGGGAAAGAGATTGACCGTGCCGAGGTAGGCGGACAACGACAGCATCGCCTCGATGGCCACCGACACCGTCACCGCGAAGGCGGTGAGGAGCACGGTCGCCGCCGCCGGCGGGAGGTACCGGGCGGCGTCCGCCGCGGCCCTGCTCCCGACGAGGCCGACCACGACCGGGACCAGGGCGAGGGCCAGCAGGAGGACCAGAGTGAGCGTCGTTATCTCGGCCTCCGCTTCCGGGCGCCCGGCCCCGGCGGTGTCCCGTCGGGTTCGGGATGGCGGGCGAGCAGGTCCCGCAGGATCTGTTCGGAGTCCTCGTCCAGGCTGTCGACGAAGCGGGACAGCACTGTGGCGCGATCGACGCCGGTGTCGAGCAGCTTCTGCATCTGGCGCGCGGTGAGCCCGGCCTGGGTCTCGGGCAGGTCGGCGACCAGCTGGTAGGCGTGGGCACGGCCGCGGGGAACGCGGGTCAGGGCTTGCTTCGCGTAAAGACGGGTCAGCGTCGTCAGGATAGTCGTGTAGGCCAGGTCATCGCCCAGCTCGGCCTGGACCTGCGCCGCGGTCATCGGCTCGCCGGCCGCGGCGAGGCAGGCGACGACCTCGCTCTCCAGGCCCCCGCTCGGGCGTGGGCGGGCTCGACCGGCCACGGTCCCTCCCGTCGCTCGTTGCCTGGCGGTGCTCCGAGTTCTGCGCCGCGCAGCGATTGTGGCATCACACAGAGCTGGCAGATTGTCCCCCGCACGTCGGTTGTCCCAGGTCAACCCGATGACGGGCGGAAGGTTGGCTTGCGTTTTTGGTGACCATTAGGTATGCCTAACCTCCAACAACTATCGCCAGATAGTTGTTGATCTGGAGGATCGGATGCCGTGTTCGCCAACTACCTGATCGGCCTGCGTGAGGGCCTCGAGGCCGCGCTGGTCGTGAGCATCCTGGTCGCCTACCTGGTCAAGGTCGGCCGGCAGGACCGGCTGGTGGTCGTCTCCGGCGGGGTGGCCCTGGCGGTCGCGGTCAGCGTCGCGTTCGGCGCGCTGCTGACGTACACGTCGACGAGCCTGCTCGCGGACTTCAAGAGCCAGGAGATCTTCGGCGGCACGATGTCCGCGATCGCGGTGGTGTTCGTCACCTGGATGGTCTTCTGGATGCGTCGCACCGCCCGCGGCATGCGGGCCGAGCTGGACGGACGGCTCTCCACGGCGCTGGAGCTGGGCACCTTCGCCGTCGTTCTCACGGCCTTCCTCGCGGTGGCCCGGGAGGGCCTGGAGACGGCGTTGTTCTTCTGGTCGGCCGTGCAGGCCGCGGGAAACACCACCGACCCGGTGATCGGCTTCTCGCTGGGCATCGCGACCGCCGTGGTGCTCGCCTGGCTGCTGTACCGCCGGTCGGTCCGGCTGAACCTCGCCCGGTTCTTCACCTGGACGGGCGCCGCCCTGATCGTGATCGCGGCCGGCGTGCTGGCCTACGCGATCCACGACCTGCAGGAGGGCGGCGTCATCGGCGGGCTGAACACCCTCGCCTTCGACGTCAGCGAACAGATCCCACCCGGTTCGTGGTACGGGTCCCTGCTCAAGGGCGTCTTCAACTTCACCCCGCAGACCACGGTCGCCCAGGCGATCGCCTGGACCGCCTACATCGTCCCGGTCATGGCCGTGTTCTTCCTCGGTCATCGGATCCGGTCCGGCCAGCCGAGCCAGCCGAGCCAGCCGAGCGGGCCGGACGAGCCGGGCCAGCCGAGCGGGCCGTCGCCCGTCCCGTCGGAATCGACCAGCTGAGCCAGCTGATCCAGCTGCCACATCGCCAGATCCAGCTGTCACATCGCAGAAACTCTGAGGAGAACCGGTGAAATCGCCTGTCGGCCGCGTACTGCGCCTGGCCTGTCCTGTCGTCGTGGCCGCAACCCTGGCCGCGGCCTGCTCGTCGGACAACTCCACCGACTCCGGCTCGTCCGGCGCCGGCGGCGGCGGCGGACCGATCGCCGTGAACGCGGGTGACAAGAACTGCGAGGTGGCCAGCGTCGAACTGCCCGCCGGCCGGCACACCTTCGAGGTCACCAACTCCGCGTCGCAGGTCACCGAGGTGTACGTCTACGCCGACGGCGACCGGATCATGGGCGAGGTGGAGAACATCGGCCCGTCGACGAAGCGCAACCTGATCGTCGATCTACCGGCCGGCAAGTACCAGGTGGCGTGCAAGCCCGGCATGGTGGGCGACGGCATCCGCACCGCGCTCACGGTCACCGGCGAGGCCCCGCCGGCGCAGACGCTCGACCAGAACCTGCGGACCGCCGTCACCTCGTACAAGACCTACGTCGCGAGCGAGACCCAGGCGCTGGTCGACACCACCGCGACGTTCGTCGCGGCGATCGACTCGGGTGACGTGGCCAAGGCGAAGGAGGCCTACCCGAACGTGCGCCTGCACTACGAGCGCATCGAGCCGATCGCCGAGTCCTTCGGTGACCTCGACCCGCTCATCGACATGCGCATCGACGACGCCACCCCCGAGACCCCGTTCGTCGGCTTCCACGCGATCGAGCAGAAGCTGTTCGAGGGGAACACCCTGGACGGCACGCAGCCGCTCGCGACCGCGCTGACCACGAACGTCGGCAAGCTCAACGAGCTGGTCAAGACCGTGGAGCTCACGCCGCTGGTGATGGCCAACGGCGCGAAGTCCCTGCTCGACGAGGTCGCCGCGTCCAAGGTCACCGGCGAGGAGGAGCGTTACTCCCGCATCGACCTGGTCGACTTCGCCGGCAACGTCGACGGCGCCAAGTACGTCTACAGCGCACTGCGCCCGGCCCTGCAGGAGAAGGACCCGGAGCTGGTGTCGACGCTCGACAAGCGCTTCCCCGCGCTGGTCAGCCTGCTCGACAAGCATCTGGCCAAGCCCGGTGACGACGGCTACATCGCCGGCAGCCCGTACATCTCCTACGACAGCCTCACCGAGGACGAGGTCAAGGCCCTCGCCGTCGAGGTCGACGCCATCTCCGAGCCCATCGGACAGATCGCGGGAGTCGTGACCAGCAAATGAGCCAGTCGCCCGACCCCAGCGGCCTGGACGCCGTCGCGACCGCGGACCCCGCCACCGAGAACCCCACCACCGCGGATCCCGCCACGGCGGACTCCGTCGCGGCGGAGTCCGCGCCC from Parafrankia discariae harbors:
- a CDS encoding cytochrome P450, whose amino-acid sequence is MTDELYWDPFDKAIDVDPHPLWKRMRDDAPVYRNEKFDFYAFSRFTDVDTAHLDPGTYSSKYGTVLELMKPEPWDTGQIIFMDPPIHTLLRVLVSRAFTPRRVGGLEGVIRDLCAELLDPQVGGGGFDFVQDFAAQLPSLVISQLIGVDPADREDVRRMIDETFYLDPEKGMFNETAIAAAARFHGYLREQIQDRVKSPRDDMMTALTQAEITTDDGTRRLSLSEATDFTALLVSAGTETVARLLGWACVLLAAHPDQRADLAADPSLLGGAVEETLRYEAPSPVQGRVTTRDVEVHGVEIPAKSKILLLTGSAGRDDRKYDDPDRYDIRRRFDSHVSFGHGVHFCLGAALARMEGRIALEETLRRFPTWDVDHDNTVRLHTSTVRGYEKLPIVV
- a CDS encoding serine hydrolase domain-containing protein, which translates into the protein MTSPAEELLAGTRRALLHRLAVGQAEGRTPSLVGAVVRGGRLVWSAGRSMIDGHSPDADVQYRIGSITKTFVAVQVLRLRDEGRLDLADPLDRHLPGVGPDTDIDTDTGAGAGAGVGALTIAQLLGHTSGLAAEPPGPWWERTPGTLRPLLDDVLHEPAVRHPAGRRFHYSNPGFALLGALVSRLRGQPWGDVLHQELLVPLGLTRTTLLPRAPHAGGFGVHPWADAMVPEPLTDTGMMAPAGQLWSTAADLARWAAFLAHGDEDVLSADTLAEMRRPASGPDEAAGWTTSYGLGLQLRRQNGRLLYGHLGSMPGFLAAVLVSQDDDVAAVVLANATAGPEVALIAADLIRIVAEHEPRIPDPWRPLPAVDPELLALTGLWHWGPAPHLLHLRADRGLELVPHGQLGRGSRFRAEADGTWTGLDGYYAGETLRVVRTPDGTASHLDIGTFVFTRTPYDPTAGLPGGLDPGGWQSH
- a CDS encoding ABC transporter ATP-binding protein, encoding MTPTPTAAPTAAVSVTGLTRRYRGHLALDNVTLDIDGPSITGLLGRNGAGKTTLLRVLAAQELPSQGRVLVLGANPAENDAILRRMVFVREDQTFPDIKVREALKAASWFYPNWDGAVAAALAADFELPVHRAVKKLSRGMRSALSIVIGLAARAEVTLFDEPYAGLDAVARQLFYDRILAEYAERPRTIVLSTHLVDEAAALLERVVMVDRGRVVLDAPADDLRGAYTAVSGPVAAVEQLTAGRPVWDRRRVAARESVVVAGLLDGVDRLRARDLHLRVEPLSLQQVLVHATGRSGEESPERTNA
- a CDS encoding GntR family transcriptional regulator codes for the protein MLDDGTPLFAQIAERLADEIADGSLAEGERAPSTNELAAFHRINPATAAKGLNVLIDGGLLEKRRGIGMFVAAGARERLLADRRGYFAERYVQPLVAEAQRLGLDADALVALVREASEVPGGVTL
- a CDS encoding M56 family metallopeptidase; the protein is MVGLVGSRAAADAARYLPPAAATVLLTAFAVTVSVAIEAMLSLSAYLGTVNLFPAAHPRDWSTPILRSTLPIPNAAGLAAGALAAVLLGRTAVHLVRVVVGAHRTTAAAAALPAVAGLAIVDDTAAHAYAVPGRNRRVVVSTGMLRLLTGPQRRALLAHEQAHLRHHHHRYAQLTRLAAAANPLTALIAPAVDHAIERWADAAAVREVGDPCTVAHALGRAALGRPAAPPHPAGSAGSAGSAGSGHDHPFGLGAAHDHVVDRVHDLLDPPLRRTRAGVLLAVATMLCWASTITVVLYIHGAVELAEVAVGS
- a CDS encoding BlaI/MecI/CopY family transcriptional regulator, which encodes MAGRARPRPSGGLESEVVACLAAAGEPMTAAQVQAELGDDLAYTTILTTLTRLYAKQALTRVPRGRAHAYQLVADLPETQAGLTARQMQKLLDTGVDRATVLSRFVDSLDEDSEQILRDLLARHPEPDGTPPGPGARKRRPR
- the efeU gene encoding iron uptake transporter permease EfeU, which translates into the protein MFANYLIGLREGLEAALVVSILVAYLVKVGRQDRLVVVSGGVALAVAVSVAFGALLTYTSTSLLADFKSQEIFGGTMSAIAVVFVTWMVFWMRRTARGMRAELDGRLSTALELGTFAVVLTAFLAVAREGLETALFFWSAVQAAGNTTDPVIGFSLGIATAVVLAWLLYRRSVRLNLARFFTWTGAALIVIAAGVLAYAIHDLQEGGVIGGLNTLAFDVSEQIPPGSWYGSLLKGVFNFTPQTTVAQAIAWTAYIVPVMAVFFLGHRIRSGQPSQPSQPSGPDEPGQPSGPSPVPSESTS
- the efeO gene encoding iron uptake system protein EfeO; the encoded protein is MKSPVGRVLRLACPVVVAATLAAACSSDNSTDSGSSGAGGGGGPIAVNAGDKNCEVASVELPAGRHTFEVTNSASQVTEVYVYADGDRIMGEVENIGPSTKRNLIVDLPAGKYQVACKPGMVGDGIRTALTVTGEAPPAQTLDQNLRTAVTSYKTYVASETQALVDTTATFVAAIDSGDVAKAKEAYPNVRLHYERIEPIAESFGDLDPLIDMRIDDATPETPFVGFHAIEQKLFEGNTLDGTQPLATALTTNVGKLNELVKTVELTPLVMANGAKSLLDEVAASKVTGEEERYSRIDLVDFAGNVDGAKYVYSALRPALQEKDPELVSTLDKRFPALVSLLDKHLAKPGDDGYIAGSPYISYDSLTEDEVKALAVEVDAISEPIGQIAGVVTSK